The Cellulophaga sp. L1A9 genome window below encodes:
- a CDS encoding putative signal transducing protein, protein MIDSEKYTKIYSGTQVAVILLKGLFEEANIPFIEKNEQNSGVIAGFVGGTESTISLSVLEKDKDKAEGIVAEYKNGVAKN, encoded by the coding sequence ATGATCGATAGTGAAAAATACACTAAAATATATAGTGGTACTCAAGTAGCAGTTATTCTTTTAAAAGGCCTATTTGAAGAAGCAAACATTCCGTTTATTGAAAAAAACGAACAGAATTCTGGCGTGATTGCCGGTTTTGTCGGGGGCACAGAATCTACAATATCCTTATCTGTATTAGAGAAAGACAAGGATAAAGCAGAGGGTATTGTTGCGGAATACAAGAATGGTGTCGCTAAAAATTAA
- a CDS encoding acyltransferase family protein → MKERIIAVDIFRGMTIVLMILVNNPGTWAAVYAPFLHADWHGYSPTDLVFPFFLFIVGTSIVFAYSTKKVTASTYKKIISRSLKLIGLGLFLGAFTLSFPFVKDFSEIRFPGVLQRIGLVFFVTSILFLNLNWKQLIGVTVFILVGYWVAMGFIPVNGIASTFDRAPNNLTNYIDLNVLGSHMWKDDYDPEGLLSTIPAIASCLLGVFTGKILLSKQQNKTTIILGLGVMLLIVGHAWHFIFPINKALWSSSFVLVTAGWANLILALIYYSTDVKKVQFGTIFKYAGANAITVFFLSSFIGKLFGLIKVGEDRVSIHSWLFNTLYVHDFLPMQLSSLLYAITVMSCYLLLAFVLYKRQIFIKV, encoded by the coding sequence ATGAAAGAAAGAATTATTGCGGTAGATATCTTTAGGGGGATGACGATTGTTTTGATGATTTTAGTAAATAACCCAGGTACTTGGGCCGCAGTATATGCTCCTTTTCTACATGCCGATTGGCATGGCTATAGTCCAACAGATTTGGTATTTCCTTTTTTCTTATTTATTGTCGGTACCTCTATTGTGTTTGCGTACAGCACTAAAAAAGTTACGGCGAGCACCTATAAAAAAATTATAAGTAGGAGTCTTAAATTAATAGGGTTAGGCTTGTTCTTAGGGGCTTTTACCTTAAGTTTTCCATTTGTAAAAGATTTTTCTGAAATTCGTTTTCCGGGTGTGTTGCAAAGAATTGGGCTTGTGTTTTTTGTTACCTCTATTTTATTTCTAAATCTTAATTGGAAACAATTGATAGGAGTTACCGTGTTTATACTTGTTGGGTATTGGGTGGCTATGGGTTTTATTCCTGTAAACGGAATAGCTTCTACCTTTGATAGGGCTCCAAATAACCTGACAAATTATATCGATTTAAATGTTTTAGGGAGCCACATGTGGAAAGATGACTATGATCCGGAAGGCTTGTTGAGTACCATACCTGCAATTGCCAGTTGTCTTCTAGGTGTTTTTACAGGAAAAATTTTACTTTCAAAGCAACAAAACAAAACGACAATAATATTGGGTTTAGGAGTGATGTTGCTGATTGTGGGACATGCATGGCATTTTATTTTTCCAATAAATAAAGCGTTGTGGTCTAGTAGTTTTGTATTGGTAACCGCTGGTTGGGCCAATTTAATTTTAGCCTTAATTTATTATAGTACAGATGTGAAAAAAGTGCAATTTGGAACTATTTTCAAATATGCAGGGGCAAATGCTATTACCGTTTTTTTCTTATCTAGTTTTATTGGTAAGTTATTTGGTTTAATTAAGGTAGGTGAGGATCGTGTTTCAATACATTCTTGGCTCTTCAATACCTTGTATGTTCATGATTTTTTACCCATGCAGCTTTCGTCATTACTTTATGCTATTACCGTAATGAGTTGCTATTTATTATTAGCTTTTGTACTTTATAAAAGACAAATTTTTATTAAAGTTTAG
- a CDS encoding sulfite exporter TauE/SafE family protein, whose product MYLILLSNISQSSWILAFLAAIILGISKSGIKGIAIIIVTLMAIAFGAKESTGLIVPLLIAGDIFAVIYYNRHTQWRYILRFLPWMISGVLIGVLIGKDLDEETFKFGMAFIILGSVVMMYWWDRRKSKSVPTHWAFAGSIGIMAGITTMIGNLAGAFSNIFFLAMRLPKNEFIGTAAWLFFIVNVFKLPFHIFVWETITPETLWINLRLVPGILLGLLIGVRLVKIIKDEFYRKMILILTALGALLILIR is encoded by the coding sequence ATGTATTTAATCCTTTTATCAAATATTTCGCAATCTTCTTGGATATTGGCATTTTTAGCCGCAATAATTTTAGGAATTTCAAAGTCGGGAATTAAAGGTATTGCTATTATTATTGTCACTTTAATGGCTATTGCGTTTGGGGCTAAAGAATCTACAGGTCTTATTGTGCCATTACTTATCGCTGGTGATATTTTTGCCGTAATTTATTATAATAGACACACGCAATGGAGGTATATCTTACGTTTTTTACCGTGGATGATTTCTGGTGTACTCATTGGTGTTCTTATAGGAAAAGATTTAGACGAAGAGACGTTTAAATTTGGAATGGCCTTTATAATACTTGGGAGTGTTGTAATGATGTATTGGTGGGATCGCAGAAAAAGTAAATCTGTACCAACACACTGGGCATTCGCAGGATCTATAGGTATCATGGCTGGGATCACTACAATGATTGGAAATTTAGCAGGTGCTTTTTCTAATATTTTCTTCTTAGCTATGCGATTGCCTAAAAATGAATTTATTGGTACTGCTGCTTGGCTGTTCTTTATTGTCAATGTATTTAAACTGCCGTTTCACATCTTTGTATGGGAAACAATTACACCAGAAACATTGTGGATTAATCTAAGATTGGTTCCCGGTATTTTATTGGGCCTTTTAATAGGGGTACGTTTGGTTAAAATAATTAAAGATGAATTTTATCGAAAAATGATTCTTATTTTAACTGCTTTGGGTGCTTTGCTGATTTTAATTCGATAA
- a CDS encoding ATP-binding protein, whose translation MLDQYHKEYATKNVQFVLIDEEGTILQSDQAFLNLEVKTSIFEVHAFFYTFDSIKDTLDKEVLFNCVHINFEDKDYVADIRFAKKKEGYLVIISDYTSHYTEYQAIAQTRNESIINGELVAIKNAELEVRENFKNSFIRNFSHELRNPLTSIISITKILSDTELSNQQQDMLAFLQQSNSNLKFLLDDILSISMISSGRLKLRENIFSLSQLFDLLRFTYKTKASDSNIDFEVKVDKKIADLVEGDRLRLFQVLTNLLDNAFKYTQSGKITLDIQLNQKRANRLNLRFEVVDTGAGISIENQTTIFESFSQLDGNQSSEVSKGTGLGLSIVKGLLKLMDSEIKVVSNVEDGSTFYFDLTLKQPLPNNGRTSIITPRKKKEKKAIFKTDKKYRILLAEDDINVQTVLFKLLLDTNFFYIDLVSDGAMIMEKLINEDYDLLLMDINLPNVSGDQVARVIRDFPFKNIKKIPIIGITAYSYEDDLKAFKKAGMNAVLSKPFEHDDLLKTMAKYLK comes from the coding sequence ATGCTAGATCAGTACCACAAAGAATATGCGACAAAAAATGTTCAATTTGTTTTAATAGATGAAGAGGGTACTATTCTACAGTCAGATCAAGCCTTTTTAAATTTAGAAGTAAAAACTTCAATATTTGAGGTACACGCATTTTTCTATACTTTCGATTCTATAAAAGATACTTTAGATAAGGAGGTCTTATTTAATTGTGTGCATATAAATTTTGAGGATAAGGATTATGTTGCAGATATTAGGTTTGCTAAAAAGAAAGAAGGTTATTTAGTCATTATATCAGACTATACAAGTCATTATACAGAATACCAGGCTATTGCGCAAACCCGTAATGAATCCATTATAAATGGTGAGCTTGTGGCTATAAAAAATGCCGAATTAGAAGTAAGAGAAAATTTTAAAAACTCATTTATTCGTAATTTTAGTCATGAGTTGCGTAATCCACTGACCAGTATAATTTCAATCACCAAGATATTATCAGATACAGAACTTAGCAATCAACAGCAAGATATGTTGGCGTTCTTACAGCAGTCTAATTCCAATCTAAAATTTCTTTTAGATGATATTTTGAGTATTAGTATGATTTCTTCTGGAAGGCTTAAGCTACGAGAAAATATCTTTAGTTTATCACAGCTCTTTGATTTATTACGATTCACGTATAAAACGAAGGCAAGTGACAGCAATATTGATTTTGAAGTTAAGGTAGATAAGAAAATTGCAGACTTAGTTGAAGGAGACCGTTTACGTTTGTTTCAAGTACTTACTAATTTATTGGATAATGCTTTTAAGTATACTCAAAGTGGAAAAATTACACTAGACATCCAATTAAATCAAAAAAGAGCAAATAGATTAAACTTGCGTTTTGAGGTGGTAGATACTGGGGCGGGTATTTCAATAGAAAATCAAACAACTATTTTCGAGAGTTTTTCTCAGCTAGATGGAAACCAAAGTTCAGAAGTGTCTAAAGGTACTGGATTGGGCTTATCTATCGTAAAAGGATTGCTAAAGTTAATGGATTCAGAAATCAAAGTAGTTTCTAATGTCGAAGACGGCTCTACTTTTTATTTTGATTTAACCTTAAAACAACCATTGCCCAATAATGGTAGGACGAGCATTATTACACCTCGTAAAAAGAAGGAGAAAAAAGCCATATTTAAAACAGATAAAAAATATAGAATTCTTTTAGCAGAAGATGATATTAACGTTCAAACTGTTTTGTTTAAATTACTTTTAGATACAAATTTCTTTTATATAGACCTGGTAAGTGATGGGGCTATGATTATGGAGAAATTGATTAATGAAGATTACGATTTATTATTAATGGATATTAATTTACCTAATGTTAGTGGAGATCAAGTCGCTAGAGTAATCCGAGATTTCCCTTTTAAGAACATAAAAAAAATACCGATTATAGGCATCACTGCATATTCTTATGAAGATGACTTAAAAGCTTTTAAAAAGGCGGGAATGAATGCTGTTTTATCTAAGCCTTTTGAGCACGACGATCTTTTAAAAACAATGGCTAAATATCTTAAATAG
- a CDS encoding Rab family GTPase, which yields MQVSKKIVVLGHFGVGKTSLIRRFVEDSFSDNYKVSIGVHITKKVVTITPEEKVSLILWDLEGTDDLTTIRDAYLLGTHGVVFVFDVTRPSTFQALNSDLDSVRTKISKTPLLVVGNKVDLVLKEDLEKLFKKNNIETNFLTSAKTGNAVNDLFLHLAKLLH from the coding sequence ATGCAAGTATCTAAAAAAATTGTAGTCTTAGGACATTTTGGGGTGGGTAAAACCTCATTAATTAGGCGTTTTGTAGAAGATAGTTTTTCAGACAACTATAAGGTATCTATTGGCGTTCATATCACAAAAAAGGTAGTAACCATTACTCCAGAAGAAAAAGTATCACTTATACTTTGGGATTTAGAAGGAACAGATGATCTAACAACTATAAGAGATGCGTATTTATTAGGAACGCATGGCGTTGTATTTGTATTTGATGTGACCAGACCTTCTACCTTTCAGGCTTTAAATTCCGATTTAGATTCTGTAAGAACTAAAATATCAAAGACACCACTTTTGGTGGTGGGTAATAAAGTAGATTTAGTATTGAAAGAAGATTTAGAAAAATTATTTAAGAAAAATAATATAGAAACAAATTTTTTAACGAGTGCCAAAACAGGTAATGCGGTAAATGATTTGTTCCTACATTTAGCTAAATTATTACATTAG
- a CDS encoding cell envelope biogenesis protein OmpA yields MVEKDKVELLRDILFTDDRVFAEKIANRIKVIEETVNEREQLSEKVNPIIAQKIDEFIADIPKTLGPTITETLKEEIRKNKDDIVDALYPILGKMIKKYISQEMKILSEKINQKLSASRWKTKFKSWFSGVKEEEIILSELQSAHIEQVLLIERGSGILAASYTKSETIDEDMISGMLTAIKGFVEDAFGQKNQNLELIEYELYNIHLQSFVSYYVAVVISGNYSMSSKDKVQDLIFDFYDDFMGKNLDSLFASEKESDKKIMDRETLEKELLVKFENASI; encoded by the coding sequence ATGGTGGAGAAAGACAAAGTAGAGCTTCTTAGGGACATTTTGTTTACTGATGACCGTGTTTTTGCTGAAAAAATAGCGAATCGTATAAAAGTTATAGAAGAAACCGTTAATGAAAGAGAACAACTTTCGGAAAAGGTGAACCCTATAATCGCTCAAAAAATAGACGAATTTATAGCAGATATTCCTAAGACATTAGGGCCTACAATTACGGAAACCTTAAAGGAAGAAATTCGTAAGAATAAAGATGATATTGTAGATGCCCTATATCCTATTTTAGGTAAAATGATTAAGAAATACATCTCTCAGGAGATGAAAATTCTATCAGAGAAAATTAATCAGAAATTATCAGCATCACGTTGGAAAACAAAATTTAAATCCTGGTTTAGTGGTGTAAAAGAAGAAGAAATTATTCTTAGTGAATTGCAATCCGCGCACATTGAACAGGTGCTTTTAATAGAAAGAGGTTCTGGTATTTTAGCAGCGAGTTATACCAAGTCTGAAACGATAGATGAGGATATGATTTCAGGAATGCTAACAGCGATAAAGGGTTTCGTAGAAGATGCTTTCGGACAGAAAAATCAGAATTTAGAATTAATAGAATACGAATTATACAATATTCACTTACAGAGTTTTGTCTCGTATTACGTAGCGGTAGTAATTTCAGGCAATTATTCTATGAGTTCAAAGGATAAGGTTCAAGACCTTATTTTCGATTTTTACGATGATTTTATGGGGAAAAATTTAGATTCACTTTTCGCTTCAGAAAAGGAATCAGATAAAAAAATAATGGACAGAGAAACACTTGAAAAAGAGCTACTCGTAAAATTTGAAAATGCAAGTATCTAA
- a CDS encoding fructose 1,6-bisphosphatase, whose product MSTNSKPVIDLNNKDEQVGSKIDLIKNLIFGDDIQAYDSEFEALRKDILEKKRILEELIEEVRTELNTALDSVATDVNIRVTELEEKLEDKIETLDAEKLDKKTLGNILIELGEKVSKK is encoded by the coding sequence ATGTCAACAAATAGTAAGCCGGTAATAGATTTAAATAACAAGGACGAACAAGTAGGTTCAAAAATCGATTTAATCAAAAACCTTATTTTTGGTGATGATATTCAGGCGTATGACTCTGAATTTGAAGCGCTTAGAAAAGATATTCTTGAGAAGAAGAGAATTTTAGAAGAGCTTATTGAAGAAGTAAGAACAGAGCTTAATACAGCTTTAGATTCTGTAGCTACAGACGTTAATATTAGAGTAACGGAGCTAGAAGAAAAATTAGAAGACAAGATTGAAACTCTAGATGCTGAAAAACTTGATAAAAAGACTTTGGGCAATATTTTAATCGAATTAGGGGAAAAAGTAAGCAAAAAGTAG